A genomic segment from uncultured Marinifilum sp. encodes:
- a CDS encoding [Fe-Fe] hydrogenase large subunit C-terminal domain-containing protein, whose product MDILKPVYTEQNDCQDCYKCIRECPLKAIKVVNNSAQILHDDCIYCGTCTQICPVNAKKVRNDLKKVLKLINRNEKIIVSLAPSFITEFPNLSDNQMVAVLKELGFYAVSETALGAQEVSRRVNEFINKSDNGVFISSACPSVVELICKHYPEFKDNITPVLSPLLTHATYLKQEYQNSKIVFIGPCIAKKLESDEFPDLIEASLTFNDLRAWLEEENIDPYLFAEDTINNKFIPGKAGRGVLYPIDGGMITGMQQNTTTTDAVYMTFSGVSNIQSVLTGLNKYRKSNKLFLELLACEGGCVNGPGTQKKYSTAIKRLEVINKMSDEETVVLNTDFSIERNFNSIHSASRIEHSETSIKEALTMIGKYSEKDEINCGGCGYNSCREFAKAYLEDKSEPNMCVSYMRKIAQDKSSALLRKIPSGVVIVNDQLKIIEANQSFASILGEEIKDLYETIPGLVDADIKKILPFHKLFSSALTTGVDNLERDIKYEGKMLHISIFTIHKHKIVGAILRDMSQPYIQREEVVTRARTVNKKNLETVQKIAYLLGENASKTEEMLNSIVEFYTPLE is encoded by the coding sequence ATGGATATTTTAAAGCCAGTTTATACGGAGCAAAATGATTGTCAGGATTGTTATAAATGTATTCGTGAATGCCCGCTAAAGGCTATTAAGGTGGTTAATAATTCAGCGCAAATTCTTCATGATGATTGTATTTATTGCGGAACATGTACACAAATTTGCCCGGTTAATGCTAAGAAAGTTAGAAATGACTTAAAAAAAGTTCTCAAGTTAATTAATCGGAACGAAAAGATAATTGTTTCTCTTGCCCCATCTTTTATTACCGAATTCCCAAACTTGTCCGATAATCAAATGGTTGCAGTCTTAAAAGAATTGGGATTTTATGCTGTTTCCGAAACTGCATTAGGAGCTCAGGAAGTATCTCGAAGAGTTAATGAGTTTATCAATAAAAGTGACAATGGAGTTTTTATTTCTTCTGCTTGTCCATCGGTTGTCGAATTAATTTGTAAGCATTATCCCGAATTTAAAGATAATATTACACCAGTATTATCGCCTTTATTAACACATGCTACTTATTTAAAACAAGAATATCAGAATTCCAAAATAGTATTTATTGGTCCTTGTATCGCAAAAAAACTTGAAAGCGATGAGTTTCCTGATTTAATAGAAGCATCCTTAACATTTAATGATTTAAGAGCTTGGTTAGAGGAAGAGAACATTGATCCTTATTTGTTTGCTGAAGATACAATAAACAATAAGTTTATACCTGGAAAAGCAGGGCGAGGAGTTTTATATCCTATTGATGGTGGTATGATAACAGGAATGCAGCAAAATACAACTACTACTGATGCTGTTTATATGACTTTTTCGGGAGTTAGTAATATACAATCGGTATTAACAGGTTTAAATAAATATCGCAAATCGAATAAACTATTTTTAGAATTATTGGCATGCGAAGGAGGTTGTGTAAATGGGCCTGGAACACAAAAAAAATATTCGACTGCAATTAAAAGACTAGAGGTAATTAATAAAATGAGCGATGAAGAAACTGTTGTTTTAAATACAGATTTCTCAATTGAACGTAATTTTAATTCGATACATTCTGCATCTCGTATAGAGCATTCGGAGACTAGCATTAAAGAGGCTTTAACCATGATTGGAAAATATTCCGAAAAGGATGAAATTAATTGTGGAGGCTGCGGTTATAATTCGTGTCGAGAATTTGCCAAAGCATATCTGGAAGATAAATCGGAGCCCAATATGTGTGTATCATACATGCGAAAAATTGCACAGGATAAGTCTTCGGCGCTTTTGCGTAAAATTCCATCGGGCGTTGTTATTGTAAATGATCAATTAAAAATAATTGAGGCCAATCAAAGTTTTGCGAGTATTTTGGGCGAAGAAATTAAAGATTTATACGAAACTATTCCAGGTTTGGTCGATGCCGATATAAAAAAGATTCTGCCATTTCATAAATTATTTTCATCGGCCTTAACAACTGGAGTTGATAACCTTGAACGAGATATAAAGTATGAGGGTAAAATGCTTCATATAAGTATATTTACTATTCATAAACATAAAATTGTAGGTGCAATACTTAGAGATATGTCGCAACCATATATCCAACGCGAAGAAGTGGTTACCAGAGCTCGAACGGTTAATAAAAAAAATCTGGAAACAGTACAGAAAATAGCTTATTTACTTGGTGAAAATGCATCGAAAACGGAAGAAATGTTAAACTCAATTGTTGAGTTTTATACACCATTGGAATAG
- a CDS encoding SpoIIE family protein phosphatase, with product MQEEFYIEVECQQRNQYGQSICGDVFMSRKLKDEGRTILVLSDGLGSGIKANVLGTLTASMILNYMKVNKDIRKAAEIIMKTLPVCSKRKASYSTFTIVEIECDGDTRIICYDNPDCLILRGLESFKPDCEELHLEGESNQGKVLYSCRFKAQKEDRIVFCSDGVTNSGMGSKRLPFGWGMESVDQFSRSLIRKQPYISARLLGNDIVDRACINYGNKPKDDTSCAVLYYREPRNLMICTGPPYEKLKDAKLVKQLCEFEGAKIVCGGTTAGIISRELEKPIKVDLDTYDSELPPISHIEGIDLVTEGILTLGKVYRILDNYKQSTVLRKGPADRIVNLLLESDKIFIVNGTKINVAHQDPNLPVELEIRRTVVKNIVTLLEEKFLKEVDLSYI from the coding sequence ATGCAGGAAGAATTTTACATAGAGGTAGAGTGCCAACAAAGAAATCAATACGGGCAATCAATTTGTGGCGATGTTTTTATGTCGCGAAAACTGAAGGACGAAGGTAGAACAATACTCGTACTATCCGACGGATTAGGTAGTGGAATTAAAGCAAATGTGTTGGGTACACTTACTGCATCTATGATTCTTAATTATATGAAGGTAAATAAGGATATTCGGAAGGCTGCTGAGATTATCATGAAAACTTTGCCTGTATGTAGTAAACGAAAAGCGAGTTATTCTACTTTTACTATTGTTGAAATTGAGTGTGATGGAGATACACGAATTATCTGTTACGATAATCCAGATTGTTTAATTTTACGCGGACTGGAATCCTTTAAACCTGATTGTGAGGAGTTGCATTTAGAAGGTGAGAGTAACCAGGGAAAAGTATTGTATTCCTGCAGGTTTAAGGCACAGAAAGAAGATCGAATTGTATTTTGTTCCGACGGAGTTACCAATTCGGGAATGGGAAGTAAGCGTTTGCCATTTGGTTGGGGAATGGAGAGTGTAGATCAATTTTCACGATCATTAATTAGAAAACAACCTTATATATCGGCGCGACTTTTGGGTAATGATATTGTTGATAGGGCATGTATAAACTATGGAAATAAACCAAAAGACGATACCTCTTGTGCTGTATTGTATTATCGGGAACCAAGAAATTTAATGATTTGTACAGGGCCTCCTTATGAAAAGTTAAAAGATGCCAAACTAGTGAAACAATTGTGCGAATTTGAAGGCGCAAAAATTGTGTGTGGAGGAACAACAGCTGGTATTATTTCAAGAGAATTAGAGAAACCTATAAAGGTCGATTTAGATACTTACGATAGTGAATTGCCACCCATATCTCATATCGAGGGAATCGATCTGGTTACCGAAGGTATCCTTACTTTGGGCAAGGTTTATCGAATTTTGGATAATTACAAACAAAGTACTGTGCTTAGAAAAGGTCCTGCCGATCGTATTGTGAACTTATTATTGGAGAGTGATAAAATATTTATTGTTAATGGTACAAAAATAAATGTTGCTCATCAGGATCCTAATCTTCCAGTAGAATTGGAAATAAGAAGAACAGTAGTGAAAAATATTGTTACACTGCTTGAGGAAAAGTTTTTAAAAGAAGTAGATCTTAGCTATATTTAA
- a CDS encoding NAD(P)H-dependent oxidoreductase subunit E: MAEKIEITICLGSSCFSRGNGKTLKAINAFLEENKLKEKVFFHGELCTGNCAKGPILKVDDKLYEEIDSESVIKILSEVFGLV, from the coding sequence ATGGCTGAGAAAATTGAAATTACCATCTGTTTAGGGAGCTCCTGTTTCTCGAGGGGAAATGGAAAAACCCTTAAAGCAATTAATGCATTTCTTGAGGAAAATAAGTTAAAAGAAAAGGTGTTTTTTCATGGAGAACTTTGTACCGGAAATTGTGCTAAAGGCCCAATTTTAAAAGTAGACGATAAACTTTATGAAGAAATAGACTCAGAAAGTGTAATAAAAATATTAAGCGAAGTATTTGGCCTTGTTTAA
- a CDS encoding [Fe-Fe] hydrogenase large subunit C-terminal domain-containing protein produces the protein MPLIVTNKDKCNLSYTCIRVCPAKAIKIENDHAIIIPNRCIGCGNCVSVCAQEAIEYRKSDSIVKQLLGGIDPVVAICDPSISGEFDDILDYRNFVGMIRALGFDYVVEAAFGADLVAYKYKELFDNFHGKYYISTKCPALVNQIENFHPDLVENLAPIVPPNIAMAKVVRKKYGANARIVSLSPCIASKNDVKAFNGSDGDIHAVLSFVELRELFQERGITENSVEFSEFDPPFARLGGLFPISHGLFQAADIDVSMLNGGIISTEGRNNFLRSINEFKTQHNLNQHLDLFYCEGCIMGPGTSKGGHKFSRRSQVIKYVRKRLNNFDEEQWQKEIKEYINLDLSRGFKSKGQSLPIPSEQEVRDVLIEMGKEKHEDQLGCGSCGYESCKEFAIAKCQGLANYEMCSSYTIKNMNTYIKELGNANEKLSKTKTALKESERIAKEERRLAQEASETVSAMLQKLPSGLVIVDENLKIIESNKSFVDLLGEETRMLNEIIPGLVDADLTKLISFHKLFSTVILNGEDILNRDVHFGSQLFNVSVFTIKKNKIVGGIIRDLYAPEVRKEEVIGRARAVIKENLQTVQQIAFLLGESASKTEKLLNSIIKTHTTGEDEKS, from the coding sequence ATGCCTTTAATTGTAACCAATAAAGATAAGTGTAATCTTAGTTATACTTGTATTCGTGTTTGTCCTGCCAAAGCAATAAAAATAGAAAACGATCATGCTATAATTATTCCAAATCGTTGTATTGGTTGCGGTAATTGTGTTAGTGTTTGTGCACAGGAGGCAATAGAATATCGCAAGTCGGATAGTATTGTAAAACAGCTATTAGGTGGAATAGATCCTGTTGTTGCGATTTGCGATCCTAGTATATCGGGTGAATTTGACGACATATTAGATTATAGGAATTTTGTAGGTATGATACGGGCTTTGGGTTTCGATTATGTTGTTGAAGCTGCATTTGGTGCCGATTTAGTTGCCTACAAGTATAAAGAGTTATTCGATAATTTTCACGGTAAATATTATATTTCAACAAAGTGTCCGGCATTGGTAAATCAAATAGAGAATTTTCATCCCGATTTAGTTGAAAACTTAGCTCCAATTGTTCCTCCTAACATTGCAATGGCAAAAGTTGTGCGTAAAAAGTATGGGGCCAATGCCAGAATTGTGTCGCTTTCGCCATGTATTGCAAGTAAAAATGATGTGAAAGCCTTTAATGGTTCCGACGGAGATATTCATGCAGTTTTAAGTTTTGTGGAGCTTCGCGAATTGTTCCAAGAACGTGGTATCACAGAAAATTCGGTTGAATTTTCGGAGTTCGACCCTCCATTTGCTCGCTTAGGAGGATTATTTCCCATAAGCCATGGTTTATTTCAGGCTGCCGATATCGATGTAAGTATGTTAAATGGTGGAATTATTAGTACCGAAGGGCGCAATAACTTTTTACGCTCCATTAATGAGTTTAAAACACAGCACAATTTAAATCAGCATCTTGATTTATTTTATTGTGAGGGATGTATTATGGGGCCAGGAACTTCAAAAGGAGGCCATAAATTCTCACGCCGATCTCAGGTTATAAAGTATGTTCGTAAAAGGCTTAATAATTTCGATGAAGAACAATGGCAAAAGGAAATAAAAGAGTATATAAACCTTGATTTAAGCAGAGGATTTAAATCGAAAGGGCAATCCTTGCCAATTCCCTCAGAACAGGAAGTGCGCGATGTTCTTATTGAAATGGGGAAAGAAAAGCATGAGGATCAGCTAGGTTGCGGATCTTGTGGATATGAATCGTGTAAGGAATTTGCAATTGCAAAATGTCAGGGATTGGCTAATTACGAGATGTGTTCTTCTTATACGATTAAGAATATGAATACTTATATTAAGGAATTAGGAAATGCCAATGAAAAATTATCAAAAACAAAAACAGCATTAAAAGAATCGGAGCGTATTGCTAAGGAAGAACGTAGATTAGCACAGGAAGCCTCCGAAACAGTATCGGCAATGCTACAAAAATTGCCTTCGGGTTTGGTTATTGTCGATGAAAATTTAAAAATTATAGAATCGAATAAAAGTTTTGTTGATTTATTGGGTGAAGAAACGCGTATGCTAAATGAAATTATTCCTGGTTTAGTGGATGCCGATTTAACCAAATTAATATCTTTTCATAAGCTTTTTTCTACTGTTATATTAAATGGTGAAGATATTTTAAATCGCGATGTTCATTTTGGTTCTCAATTGTTTAATGTGTCGGTTTTTACAATTAAGAAAAATAAAATAGTAGGTGGAATTATTAGAGACTTATACGCACCCGAAGTAAGAAAAGAAGAAGTGATTGGAAGAGCCAGAGCGGTTATTAAGGAAAATTTGCAAACAGTGCAGCAAATTGCGTTTTTATTAGGCGAAAGTGCATCTAAAACAGAAAAATTACTGAACTCGATTATTAAAACTCATACTACTGGCGAAGACGAAAAAAGCTAA
- a CDS encoding SpoIIE family protein phosphatase codes for MDDKFHIDIDCQQLFHHGEMICGDVFLSKRIKEENRTIAVLSDGMGSGVKANVLATLTASMAMNFTAEYKDVKKIAEIIMNTLPICSVRKVSYSTFTIIDIEYDGTTRIIEFDNPCCKVMRGPEVFDPGWRTITLDSEENQGKELRTCAFNARKEDRILFWSDGIMQSGMGSRELPFGWGQDNAMEYVINIVRTSPYISARNLGLQLVKRALRNDKDEPKDDTSAGVIYYREPRKLLICTGPPFEKDKDSELSMRVYHFKGKKIICGGTTAEILARELSLKFAAGMKITDPELPPASYMEGINLVTEGILTIGKVARILEDYTIDYNLGEGPADQIVHYLLQSDKISIITGTRINFAHQDPSLPVELEIRRTVVKKIVSLLEEKFLKDVTLSFI; via the coding sequence ATGGATGATAAATTTCATATAGATATTGACTGTCAGCAGTTATTTCATCATGGTGAAATGATTTGTGGCGACGTATTTCTTTCCAAAAGAATAAAAGAAGAAAACAGAACCATTGCAGTTTTAAGTGATGGAATGGGAAGCGGTGTTAAGGCTAATGTTTTGGCTACACTAACAGCATCTATGGCAATGAATTTTACAGCAGAGTATAAAGATGTAAAGAAAATTGCCGAAATTATTATGAATACCTTACCTATTTGCAGTGTAAGAAAAGTAAGTTATTCTACTTTTACCATTATTGATATTGAATATGATGGAACAACCAGAATTATTGAGTTTGATAATCCTTGTTGTAAGGTGATGCGAGGACCGGAAGTATTTGATCCGGGGTGGCGAACCATTACGCTCGATAGTGAAGAAAATCAGGGAAAGGAATTAAGAACTTGTGCCTTTAATGCGCGTAAGGAAGATAGAATTCTATTTTGGTCTGATGGGATAATGCAATCGGGAATGGGCAGCCGCGAATTACCTTTCGGATGGGGACAGGACAATGCAATGGAGTATGTTATTAATATTGTTAGAACGAGTCCGTATATTTCGGCGCGTAATCTTGGTTTGCAGTTGGTAAAAAGGGCATTACGTAACGATAAAGATGAACCAAAAGATGATACCAGTGCAGGTGTTATATATTATAGAGAACCCAGAAAATTATTAATTTGTACCGGACCTCCATTTGAAAAAGATAAAGATTCAGAACTTTCTATGCGAGTGTACCATTTTAAGGGAAAGAAAATAATTTGTGGTGGTACAACAGCCGAAATTTTAGCTCGCGAATTAAGCTTAAAGTTTGCTGCAGGTATGAAAATTACAGATCCGGAATTACCTCCAGCTTCATATATGGAAGGAATTAATTTGGTAACAGAAGGAATATTAACTATTGGAAAAGTTGCCCGAATTTTAGAAGATTATACAATCGATTATAATTTAGGCGAGGGACCAGCCGATCAAATTGTACATTATCTTTTGCAAAGCGATAAAATATCTATAATTACTGGAACCCGAATTAATTTTGCGCATCAGGATCCTAGCTTACCAGTAGAATTAGAAATTAGAAGAACTGTAGTAAAGAAAATTGTAAGTCTCTTAGAAGAAAAATTTTTAAAAGACGTTACTTTATCTTTTATTTAG
- a CDS encoding response regulator yields MNQKTYNWSDKTILIAEDVESNYLFLEEVINQTGAKILWAKNGVNAIDIFKNTSKIDLILMDIQMPLMNGFDSTKAIKKINPKVPIISQTAYAMAEDRAKSIAAGCDDYIAKPISSKKLLALISNYIQ; encoded by the coding sequence ATGAACCAAAAGACTTATAATTGGTCTGATAAAACCATACTTATTGCTGAAGATGTAGAATCTAACTATCTTTTTTTAGAGGAAGTAATTAATCAAACTGGGGCAAAAATTTTATGGGCAAAGAATGGCGTAAATGCAATTGATATATTTAAAAATACCAGTAAGATAGACTTAATTCTTATGGATATTCAAATGCCATTAATGAATGGATTTGATTCGACAAAAGCTATAAAAAAAATTAATCCTAAGGTTCCTATTATTTCTCAAACTGCTTATGCTATGGCCGAAGATAGAGCTAAAAGCATTGCTGCCGGATGCGATGATTATATTGCCAAACCAATTTCCAGCAAAAAATTACTTGCATTAATATCTAATTATATTCAATAA
- a CDS encoding PKD domain-containing protein: MILKFIRYGLFICLLILSFSLKAQISHGGKPIFKNLTSKAIPLTVELPSYKNISLLQAKNIDDSGSRLKHARYAYKYKLDYKIESDGVWEDLNDGRRVWRFALSSKGAYSLGLEFSKFKLPVGGQLFVYNNDSDVVLGAYTSQNNKKTAKFSIEPLKGDHLILEYIEPAFPDFLAEINISGVLHDYKNIFNLLKGENLSVKLSGSCNVDINCPEGDNWQREKRSVCHILYNGWIATGALINNTNQDSKPYLLTAYHVIDNQEDAEVAIFYFNYENSICGGSDGKKTQSISGANFLATGINLDFTLLELSVTPPASYLPYYAGWDRSGRTPEFTTCIHHPSGDAKKISIDYDSPLTATYSDSKYTFDTDTHWQIEAWDIGTTEGGSSGSPLFDENHRIIGDLTGGDAYCGNSVNDYYAKFSASWENYSNSNQQLKYWLDPLNSEVEILNGYDPYGGLLAAFTISNDTICYTSSVNITDASSGIVDSYSWDFGEDASPASSTEKGPHSIAYSSSGLKTITLTVTSGEVVDVMSKNILVMEFPVADFDYNLEKRVVSLSNYSEDAISYQWSFGDGNLSNDKDPIHTYDAKGTYNVNLTVENICGDNSILKTINLYYDDQLKIYPNPSNGKYTVDLSKILFSEIIWEVYSSQGEKVRDGLISQFTNNLVFDLTGLSAGVYVLKLNVDGEILQRKLLLVK, from the coding sequence ATGATCTTAAAATTTATTCGATACGGACTTTTTATCTGTCTTCTGATTCTCTCTTTTTCTTTAAAGGCTCAAATATCTCATGGAGGTAAGCCAATATTTAAAAATCTTACTTCTAAAGCTATTCCCTTAACCGTAGAGCTTCCATCTTACAAAAACATAAGTTTGTTGCAGGCTAAGAATATTGATGATAGTGGAAGTAGGTTAAAACATGCTCGGTATGCATACAAATACAAGCTTGATTATAAAATTGAATCCGATGGAGTTTGGGAAGACTTGAATGATGGAAGGAGAGTTTGGCGATTTGCCCTTAGCTCTAAAGGTGCTTATTCTTTAGGCTTGGAGTTTTCAAAATTTAAATTGCCTGTGGGTGGTCAGTTGTTTGTGTATAATAACGATTCGGATGTTGTTTTAGGTGCTTATACTAGCCAAAACAATAAGAAAACAGCTAAATTTTCTATCGAGCCATTAAAAGGAGATCATTTAATTCTTGAATATATCGAACCTGCTTTTCCCGATTTTTTGGCAGAAATTAATATTTCAGGTGTTTTACACGATTACAAAAACATATTTAATTTGTTAAAAGGAGAGAACTTGTCGGTAAAATTATCGGGTTCTTGTAATGTCGATATTAATTGTCCCGAAGGAGATAACTGGCAAAGAGAGAAAAGGTCGGTTTGTCATATATTATACAATGGATGGATTGCGACAGGGGCACTAATCAATAATACAAATCAGGATTCGAAACCATATCTTTTAACGGCATATCATGTAATCGATAATCAGGAAGATGCAGAAGTAGCTATTTTTTATTTTAACTATGAAAATTCGATTTGTGGAGGTAGCGATGGAAAAAAAACACAATCAATTTCAGGAGCTAATTTTCTGGCTACCGGTATAAATCTAGATTTTACTCTTTTAGAATTATCTGTAACGCCTCCAGCATCTTATTTACCTTATTATGCAGGATGGGATCGTTCTGGTCGAACTCCTGAGTTTACTACGTGCATTCATCATCCTAGTGGAGATGCAAAAAAAATATCAATAGATTATGATTCTCCTTTAACAGCAACATATTCCGATTCGAAATATACTTTTGATACTGATACTCACTGGCAAATCGAAGCCTGGGACATAGGAACCACAGAAGGAGGATCTTCTGGTTCTCCTTTATTTGATGAAAATCATCGTATAATTGGAGATCTTACTGGAGGAGATGCATATTGTGGAAATTCTGTGAACGATTATTATGCAAAGTTTTCGGCAAGTTGGGAGAATTATTCGAATAGCAATCAGCAATTAAAATATTGGTTAGATCCGTTAAATAGCGAAGTTGAAATTTTAAATGGTTATGATCCCTATGGAGGATTATTAGCTGCTTTTACAATTTCTAATGATACAATTTGTTATACTTCATCTGTTAATATCACCGATGCTTCAAGTGGGATCGTTGATAGTTATTCTTGGGATTTTGGCGAAGATGCAAGTCCTGCTTCATCTACCGAAAAAGGTCCGCATTCTATTGCCTATTCAAGTTCAGGCCTAAAAACTATAACTTTAACAGTTACTAGTGGTGAGGTGGTTGATGTTATGAGTAAAAATATTTTAGTGATGGAATTTCCTGTGGCTGATTTTGATTATAATCTGGAAAAGAGAGTTGTTAGTTTAAGTAATTATTCAGAAGATGCCATAAGTTATCAGTGGAGTTTTGGTGATGGGAATTTATCTAATGATAAGGATCCTATTCATACTTATGATGCGAAAGGCACATATAATGTTAATTTAACGGTTGAAAATATATGTGGCGATAATAGCATTTTAAAAACCATTAATTTGTATTACGACGATCAGCTTAAAATTTACCCGAATCCCTCCAATGGAAAATATACGGTCGATTTAAGTAAGATTTTATTTTCTGAAATTATTTGGGAAGTATATTCTTCGCAGGGAGAGAAGGTAAGAGATGGACTTATTTCTCAGTTTACAAATAATTTAGTTTTTGATTTAACAGGCTTAAGTGCTGGTGTTTATGTTCTAAAATTAAATGTAGATGGGGAGATTTTACAGCGAAAATTATTATTGGTAAAATAA
- the proC gene encoding pyrroline-5-carboxylate reductase, giving the protein MKNEKISVIGCGNLGKSIAKGLIKNENFTSENIIATRRKLSLIEDLEIAGARITSDNLKAVSKSNIVLIAVKPYNVSKIIKEIKPALIEGQHIIVSLATGLGTVEISEMLDHKYPVFRAMPNIAANIGESVTCICGKNCNQEQTQKVKSIFDAIGESLIINEELMEAATILGACGIAFVFRFIRAMIQGGIQIGFDANTAKQIVSQTVKGAAEMLQKNNDHPESEIDKVTTPKGCTIVGLNEMEHQGFSSSLIKGIVSSFEKIEK; this is encoded by the coding sequence ATGAAAAACGAAAAAATTAGTGTTATTGGTTGTGGAAATCTGGGGAAATCAATTGCCAAAGGTTTAATAAAAAATGAAAATTTTACTTCAGAAAATATAATTGCTACAAGGCGCAAACTTTCCTTAATTGAAGATTTAGAAATTGCTGGAGCAAGAATTACTTCTGATAACTTAAAAGCTGTTAGCAAATCGAATATTGTATTAATTGCAGTTAAGCCTTACAATGTTTCTAAAATTATTAAGGAAATAAAACCTGCATTAATAGAAGGACAGCACATTATTGTTTCTTTGGCAACTGGATTAGGAACTGTAGAAATTTCCGAAATGTTAGATCATAAATATCCTGTTTTTAGAGCAATGCCAAATATTGCAGCTAATATTGGTGAATCTGTAACTTGTATATGCGGTAAAAATTGCAATCAGGAACAAACACAAAAAGTAAAATCTATTTTTGATGCTATAGGGGAAAGTTTAATTATTAATGAAGAATTAATGGAGGCAGCAACCATTTTAGGAGCTTGTGGTATAGCCTTTGTTTTCCGATTTATTCGTGCCATGATTCAGGGTGGAATACAAATTGGTTTCGATGCCAACACAGCAAAACAAATTGTATCGCAAACCGTTAAAGGTGCTGCAGAAATGCTTCAAAAAAACAATGATCATCCCGAATCGGAGATAGACAAAGTTACCACTCCCAAAGGATGTACAATTGTTGGATTAAACGAAATGGAACATCAAGGATTTTCCTCTTCTTTAATTAAAGGAATCGTTTCTTCATTTGAAAAAATTGAAAAATAA
- a CDS encoding LacI family DNA-binding transcriptional regulator, giving the protein MKKKSIKDIAQELGLSKTTVSFVLNNKGDEKNISKKTQEKILAYVREVNYQPNQIAKSLKKGTTNTIGYLVPDISNPFYAKIGRLIEDLLANKGYQLIIGSTDEKQKKEDALLNMFVNRQVDGLILASCFENLGMLKSLAAQRFPMVFFDREEPDFYANYILVENKESMQLAVQKVIDKGANKIGLLSITPNVYSLKLRIDGYKQALADNQIDVNDDLIRIVDINNLKESSKNELEYLMKEKVDAVVFTNNQITANAIWLMNVNYREQIGEVKFVSFDNLDLFDYSLPVVTSVAQPISEIAKYSVDILLEVMKLTDIISKKIVLKPKLIERL; this is encoded by the coding sequence TTGAAAAAGAAATCAATTAAAGATATTGCTCAAGAGCTTGGTTTGTCTAAGACTACCGTTTCTTTTGTTTTAAATAATAAAGGAGATGAGAAGAATATTAGTAAAAAAACACAAGAAAAGATTTTAGCTTACGTGCGTGAGGTTAATTATCAGCCAAACCAAATTGCCAAAAGTTTAAAAAAAGGAACTACCAATACAATTGGGTATTTGGTGCCCGATATTTCTAATCCTTTTTATGCCAAAATAGGTCGCTTAATTGAGGATTTATTAGCAAACAAGGGTTATCAACTTATTATTGGTAGCACCGATGAGAAGCAGAAAAAAGAGGATGCTCTTTTAAATATGTTTGTTAATCGTCAGGTTGATGGTTTAATATTGGCTTCTTGTTTTGAGAATTTGGGTATGCTAAAATCTTTAGCGGCTCAACGTTTTCCTATGGTGTTTTTCGATAGAGAAGAGCCTGATTTTTATGCGAATTATATTTTGGTAGAGAATAAAGAATCTATGCAATTGGCAGTTCAGAAGGTAATTGATAAGGGAGCTAATAAAATTGGACTTTTATCTATTACCCCAAACGTATATTCTTTAAAACTTAGAATTGATGGTTACAAACAAGCTTTAGCCGATAATCAGATTGATGTAAATGATGATTTAATAAGGATTGTAGACATTAACAATTTGAAGGAAAGTTCTAAAAATGAGTTAGAGTATTTAATGAAAGAAAAGGTGGATGCAGTGGTGTTTACCAATAATCAAATTACAGCTAATGCTATTTGGTTAATGAATGTAAATTATAGGGAACAGATTGGAGAAGTAAAGTTTGTGAGTTTTGATAATCTCGATTTGTTTGATTACTCATTGCCTGTGGTGACTTCTGTAGCTCAGCCCATTAGCGAAATAGCAAAATACTCTGTTGATATACTGTTAGAAGTTATGAAATTGACAGATATAATTAGTAAAAAAATAGTGTTGAAACCTAAATTAATAGAACGTTTATAA